A window of the Maniola hyperantus chromosome 16, iAphHyp1.2, whole genome shotgun sequence genome harbors these coding sequences:
- the LOC117989737 gene encoding uncharacterized protein, with product MDQSLLAILHSMKTKLQNLSTNASQIIETLDDPTTQSPTVIQEAEIISSKLQTLLNRLSSELTNYFRLSNDPAPDDISEISTVQLEAEDILCELKVKIKEKIKVIERENQVNRDTNPNLNSRLPKLSLPEFDGDILQWSTFWDQFSSNIDKRNLTDVDKLLYLKASLKGEAKKIVEGLETTNKNYSIALVTLKNRYGKENHIIDAHYSALYRVKASTAMNVTEVRQTLNEIERHLRVLKSLGEDINHNHLRFLIMEKFPQEIIYEMKMKINTESIEEIRKCLEVIITAREDAERVIQGKSEDNYTTQSLHANASGDNNMKLKSKRPTSKEMSTKKQDKNRGLFQGRQRSFRKQFKRKWEEPVGNQERQHEKKRKLHCIFCQENHFNDQCKAFTTLRERKNKLINRCYACLRIGHTVKTCVRKPKCAHCNEIGSHNRALCPRTLSKEIEPTNTLMQLNAKGTTILQTAVVNAKSEKEGHVETKCRILLDSGSQRTYITREVAKQLNLPIEEESRLSIFTFGSKTPQIIDSPIVKIKLLTRTNETLLLYANVVPYISQCVPYPDTELGHWENKTVLADDGSLSSRIDILIGNDYYHNVMKTGKLKIRENLYLVNSKLGWILSGETNLKPVDELSVITYFLSCGETKLNKPDLPLNNVDIKSLWDLESIGITDSPKISADEEAVKTFNESTEVIDNRYTVSWPWTEYPPSLSTNFGLSFGRLVSLLKRLDSNTLLEYDNILKEQISKGVIELVSKHTNQEKHPVHYLPHHCVRQKEKPIRIVYDASAKTKDSNSLNECLYCGPMMLEDLTGLLVKFRYHQIALSADVEKAFLQIALHERDRDVTRFLWIKDLNKPPTEDNIIYMRFCRVPFGIISSPFLLNATIKLHLSNDDKPKVRDLANDIYVDNLVTGSSSVAEALELYNDSREAFKQMSMNLREWSSNSYEFTEQIPDSSKEIRVKILGLDWDLKEDLLQLRYKIDSNANNKREVLRVIASIYDPCGFVAPHILPAKLFLQELWKTKIKWDTTFSKQMKEEWSTIQLNPADVATKPYSTCEDKVKWLAGPQYLLQACDTWPQKTTNTNSLLSREDLPNESEDEEVEMDETISANCNKRLDEINNQCKINEKEKEQLQETYLEEIKKLQEEYFKDEVNGKDTNLSRNLGLFRDIDGILRCKGRMRNTNWSFDKRYPILLPKDSQLTNRIIMETHNKNYHVGVNHTLSIIRETYWILQGKRQVQKLLKKCPTCVKHGGGPYKLPPTPALPPERVNYSSPFTFTGIDYLGPVLVNNGNGLEKRWICLFTCLAIRAIHLEVVQDLSAEEGLRALRRMIATRGLPTLITSDNALQFKLMSEILAKPYCIENKIRWRFIPALAPWFGGFYERLMGIVKHCMKRTLQKHCLKDCELSTVMKEIEAVVNTRPLTHIDAELDHILKPADFLAVGKCITVENTRKEPLAEGTVTKRELVKGWKRALKIQEEFREMFSNRYLLSLRERYQHSHRDPRVTSKLEPQEGQIVQIKGEHPNRESWRVGKITKLMKGKDGFSRTAKVKVDNSEYIRSISHLYPLEMDEQEAHALADKPRPSYNYIPSERITREVHEETTGETSEIRSGEIDAPEKENDHTIQDHNETMLEDQLLPEEITNENEVDLSSEEPRPKREAAVRALEKIKEWTQNLIVLFGEEDSSPGRFRLGEICPSHIRITECEAMDSVRCDGEEGRFLARRLSAAETAH from the exons AAATATTGACAAACGAAACTTAACCGATGTCGACAAGCTATTGTATTTAAAAGCTTCATTGAAAGGTGAAGCGAAGAAGATCGTGGAAGGCTTAGAGACAACAAACAAGAATTACAGTATAGCACTAGtgacattaaaaaatcgatatGGAAAGGAAAACCACATAATTGATGCACACTACTCAGCGCTGTATCGTGTCAAGGCTTCCACCGCAATGAATGTCACGGAGGTGAGACAAACACTGAACGAGATCGAACGACATCTTAGGGTGCTTAAATCGCTGGGCGAGGACATAAACCACAACCATCTACGTTTCCTAATCATGGAAAAATTCCCGCAAGAAATCATttacgaaatgaaaatgaaaataaacaccGAGTCCATCGAGGAGATAAGGAAATGCCTCGAAGTCATTATCACGGCTAGGGAAGACGCAGAGAGAGTTATCCAAGGAAAATCTGAAGACAATTACACTACCCAATCTCTACACGCGAATGCATCCGGCgacaataatatgaaattaaaatccaaAAGGCCAACAAGTAAAGAAATGTCCACAAAGAAACAAGATAAAAATCGGGGACTATTTCAAGGTCGTCAGAGAAGTTTTAGGAAACAATTCAAAAGAAAATGGGAAGAGCCAGTAGGAAACCAAGAAAGGCAAcacgaaaagaaaagaaaacttcACTGCATCTTCTGTCAGGAGAACCATTTTAACGATCAATGCAAAGCCTTTACAACGTTACgagaaaggaaaaataaattaattaaccgATGCTACGCATGTCTTCGCATAGGACACACCGTAAAGACATGTGTGAGAAAACCAAAATGCGCACACTGCAACGAGATTGGATCACATAATCGGGCACTTTGTCCTAGAACTTTATCGAAGGAGATAGAACCGACTAACACTCTAATGCAGCTAAACGCCAAAGGTACTACTATACTTCAAACAGCAGTTGTGAACGCGAAATCTGAAAAGGAAGGACACGTGGAGACAAAATGCCGTATTCTATTAGACTCAGGAAGTCAGCGCACATATATAACACGAGAAGTCGCGAAACAATTGAATCTTCCAATTGAAGAAGAAAGCAGACTTTCTATATTTACCTTTGGGTCGAAAACACCTCAAATCATAGATAGTCCcatagtaaaaattaaactcTTAACCAGAACCAATGAAACACTATTACTTTACGCTAACGTCGTTCCTTACATATCGCAATGCGTACCATATCCCGATACGGAATTAGGACATTGGGAAAATAAGACTGTTCTAGCCGATGACGGATCATTATCATCTAGGATTGACATCCTGATTGGAAACGATTATTACCATAATGTTATGAAAACCGGAAAGCTTAAAATTAGAGAAAACTTATACCTGGTAAATTCTAAACTTGGGTGGATACTATCTGGTGAGACAAATTTAAAACCAGTAGACGAATTATCTGTAATTACTTACTTTCTGTCTTGCGGAGAAACGAAACTGAATAAACCAGATTTACCTCTAAACAACGTTGACATAAAATCATTATGGGATCTAGAATCAATAGGAATTACCGACTCACCTAAGATCAGTGCCGATGAAGAAGCAGTTAAAACCTTCAATGAAAGTACCGAAGTTATCGATAATAGGTATACCGTATCTTGGCCATGGACAGAATATCCTCCATCTCTATCAACCAATTTCGGGCTATCATTCGGTCGATTAGTTTCATTACTAAAGCGCCTCGATTCAAACACATTATTGGAATATGATAACATCTTAAAGGAACAAATTAGCAAAGGCGTAATAGAATTAGTATCGAAACACACCAACCAGGAAAAACACCCTGTTCATTATTTGCCGCATCATTGTGTTCGCCAGAAGGAGAAACCTATTAGAATTGTATACGACGCTTCAGCTAAAACAAAGGATAGCAACAGTCTGAACGAATGCTTATATTGTGGCCCAATGATGTTAGAAGATTTGACTGGATTATTGGTAAAATTTAGATATCATCAAATCGCATTATCAGCTGACGTAGAAAAGgcttttttacaaattgcaCTTCATGAGAGAGACCGAGATGTGACTCGATTCTTGTGGATCAAAGATCTTAACAAACCACCAACCGAAGATAACATTATTTACATGAGATTCTGTCGCGTGCCATTCGGAATTATCAGCAGTCCGTTTCTGTTGAATGCCACGATAAAGCTCCATCTGTCAAACGATGACAAACCGAAGGTTAGAGACCTAGCCAACGATATATATGTAGATAACCTAGTCACTGGTAGTTCATCCGTTGCGGAAGCTTTAGAATTGTATAACGACTCCAGAGAAGCATTTAAACAAATGTCTATGAACTTAAGGGAGTGGAGTTCTAATTCTTACGAATTTACGGAACAAATCCCAGACTCGTCAAAGGAAATCCGTGTTAAGATATTAGGACTTGATTGGGATTTAAAGGAAGATCTACTTCAATTGAGATACAAGATCGACTCTAATGCGAACAATAAACGGGAAGTATTGAGAGTGATCGCTTCAATCTACGACCCTTGCGGATTTGTTGCACCACATATTCTACCTGCTAAATTATTTCTGCAAGAGCTTTggaaaaccaaaattaaatggGACACCACCTTTTCAAAACAGATGAAGGAAGAGTGGTCGACAATAC AACTAAATCCAGCAGATGTAGCAACAAAACCTTACAGCACTTGTGAAGATAAAGTGAAATGGTTAGCTGGACCTCAATATTTGTTACAAGCATGCGACACATGGCCACAAAAGACAACAAATACCAATTCCTTGTTGTCGCGGGAGGATCTTCCGAATGAAAGTGAAGATGAGGAAGTTGAAATGGATGAAACAATTTCTGCAAATTGCAATAAAAGATTAGATGAAATTAATAACCAATGTAAAATAAacgaaaaggaaaaggaacaACTACAAGAAACCTATTTAGAAGAAATAAAGAAACTACAAGAAGAATATTTCAAGGATGAAGTGAACGGGAAAGATACAAACTTAAGTCGAAATTTAGGATTATTTCGTGATATTGACGGCATATTAAGATGCAAAGGAAGGATGAGAAATACGAATTGGTCGTTCGATAAAAGATATCCTATCTTACTGCCTAAGGACTCTCAATTGACTAACAGAATAATTATGGAAacacataataaaaattaccaCGTGGGTGTTAACCACACATTGAGCATCATACGCGAAACGTATTGGATTCTACAAGGTAAACGACAAGTACAGAAATTGTTGAAAAAATGTCCAACATGCGTTAAGCACGGTGGAGGACCATACAAACTACCACCTACACCCGCACTACCACCTGAGAGAGTTAACTATAGCTCTCCCTTCACGTTCACGGGAATTGATTATTTGGGACCAGTTTTAGTAAACAATGGAAACGGTTTAGAGAAAAGATGGATTTGTTTGTTTACTTGTCTAGCGATAAGAGCCATACATTTGGAAGTCGTTCAAGATCTATCAGCGGAGGAAGGCCTTCGAGCCCTGAGAAGAATGATAGCCACTAGAGGTCTCCCGACACTTATCACCTCAGATAACGCGTTGCAATTTAAATTGATGTCAGAAATCTTAGCAAAACCTTACTGCATAGAGAATAAAATTCGCTGGAGATTTATACCCGCTCTCGCACCATGGTTTGGCGGTTTTTATGAACGATTAATGGGCATTGTGAAACACTGTATGAAGAGAACATTACAAAAACACTGTCTTAAGGATTGCGAACTATCTACAGTAATGAAGGAAATTGAAGCCGTGGTAAATACCCGTCCACTCACCCATATAGATGCCGAGCTGGATCATATATTGAAACCAGCTGATTTCTTGGCTGTAGGAAAATGTATAACAGTAGAGAATACCCGGAAGGAACCTTTAGCAGAAGGAACCGTTACAAAAAGGGAACTAGTTAAAGGTTGGAAAAGAGCTCTTAAAATCCAGGAAGAATTTAGAGAAATGTTTTCTAATCGTTACCTTCTCAGCCTTCGAGAAAGATACCAGCATTCACATAGGGATCCAAGAGTCACTTCGAAATTAGAACCTCAAGAAGGACAAATAGTCCAGATAAAGGGGGAACATCCCAATCGGGAAAGCTGGCGAGTTGGGAAAATAACAAAACTTATGAAGGGGAAGGATGGATTTAGCAGAACAGCGAAAGTAAAAGTAGATAATAGCGAATATATTAGATCCATTTCACACTTATATCCACTGGAAATGGACGAACAAGAAGCTCACGCTCTAGCTGACAAACCTAGACCAAGTTACAACTATATACCTTCCGAACGCATAACAAGAGAAGTGCACGAAGAAACCACTGGAGAAACCAGTGAGATACGTAGTGGTGAAATCGAtgcacctgaaaaggaaaatgaTCACACCATACAAGACCATAATGAGACGATGTTAGAGGATCAACTTCTGCCAGAGGAGATTACTAACGAAAACGAAGTAGACCTTTCTTCCGAGGAGCCAAGACCCAAGAGAGAAGCGGCTGTCAGGGCCCTCGAGAAGATTAAGGAATGGACGCAGAATCTTATCGTCTTATT CGGCGAGGAAGACAGTAGCCCCGGCAGATTTCGTCTAGGCGAAATCTGCCCGTCCCATATACGTATTACAGAGTGCGAGGCAATGGATTCTGTCCGATGCGACGGGGAGGAAGGCCGCTTCCTCGCCCGTCGCCTCAGTGCCGCGGAGACGGCGCATTAA
- the LOC117989470 gene encoding mitochondrial 2-oxodicarboxylate carrier — MPDIEKLLKQAAMQVGAGGSAGFIEVCIMHPLDLVKTRLQLQATRSSLKSSDPHYYNGIIDCMKKMYRYEGLTSFWKGILPPILAETPKRAVKFLTFEQYKKLFLFGSSTPTPLTFALAGLGAGITEAILVNPFEVVKVTLQSNKALAAQVPSTWTVTRQIVRESGLGFRGLNKGLTATIARNGIFNMVYFGFYHSCKGYFPEYEDPLLEFGRKVTLGFMSGVLGSCVNIPFDVAKSRIQGPQPTPGIIKYSSTTGAIILVYKEEGFRALYKGLLPKVLRLGPGGAIMLVVYDYVYHFLENKFEEKPSL, encoded by the exons ATGCCTGACATAGAAAAGCTTTTGAAACAAGCTGCAATGCAAGTTGGAGCTGGTGGAAGTGCGGGATTCATAGAAGTCTGCATCATGCATCCTCTGGATCTCGTAAAAACGCGATTACAATTGCAGGCTACTAGATCATCATTGAAAAGTTCAGATCCTCACTATTATAATGGAATTATTGACTGTATGAAAAAAATGTACCGATACGAAGGATTGACCTCATTCTGGAAAGGAATTCTGCCGCCAATTTTAGCGGAAACTCCAAAACGTGCAGTGAAATTTCTGACTTTCGAACAAtacaaaaagttatttttgttcGGTTCCAGTACACCTACTCCTTTA ACATTTGCGCTGGCTGGTCTTGGAGCGGGTATCACTGAAGCGATTTTAGTTAATCCTTTTGAAGTTGTCAAGGTAACCCTCCAATCAAATAAAGCTTTGGCAGCTCAAGTCCCAAGTACGTGGACTGTAACCCGACAAATAGTCCGCGAAAGTGGATTAGGCTTTAGAGGACTAAACAAAGGACTAACAGCCACTATAGCCAGGAATGGCATTTTCAACATGGTTTATTTTGGATTTTACCACAGTTGTAAGGGATATTTTCCTGAATATGAG GATCCCCTTTTAGAGTTTGGTCGAAAAGTGACCCTCGGCTTTATGTCGGGTGTCCTTGGCTCCTGCGTAAATATTCCCTTTGATGTTGCTAAGAGCCGCATACAAGGACCTCAGCCAACACCGGGTATCATTAAATACAGTTCAACCACGGGAGCTATAATATTAGTCTATAAGGAAGAAGG ATTCCGAGCCCTTTACAAGGGGTTACTGCCAAAAGTGCTTAGATTAGGTCCAGGTGGTGCAATTATGCTGGTGGTTTATGATTATGTCTACCACTTTCTAGAAAACAAATTTGAAGAAAAGCCAAGCCTTTAG